The DNA sequence CTAAAAGTAGATACATGTAAATTGTAATAGGGtggaaaaaatgggacaccttttccttctattttctcgtcccatttagtagtaaacatagaacattggaagaattataaaatcgcattttcacgactctcataaacagttgttaactgtttaaaacaggaacagaatatttgaatattatgtgctaaaggtgttttccccatcctactatatccgtaaaaatgtatttactaTAGGGGTTAGATCTGGATTTCATCATGTTTTAGGCTAACAatgacatttaaataaattgaaacaaattacCAGGTGACATGAAAACTAAACTTGCAGCCAGATTTTGCACAATCCATGCACGCTCCAGTAGATGCTGATTTGGGACGTTTCATCTCATCACATATGTAGCAACTCTGTTGTAGTGAgaaatattatgtggtaagCAAGTTAGAACGAGAGagatttaaacagttaatgaAAGTGCTTTACTgcttctaattttttttactgtggCAACGCAAATCTTAAGAACAAAGTAATATTGAAGCATTGGTGCTTTTAAAAACCTGTaagctttaaaaataatataacatttgAAACCTTTTCATTAATAGATACAGGCAAGgtgttaaacattttctattttatgcaTTGCTAgtgtaacaatttttaacataatattctgtttaaataagttgtgtgttaaaataaagttgtgcTTGCCGAACTAAGTATGACTTTTAGGTACTTATAACTCAAGCAAGCATTCAAAAAAACTATATCAtcctaaaaacaataaaaacaatgtcaCATGTTAATGTTGTACTGTAAAAATAAGatatataatacaacaaagtttttaattaaacaatacaaatacagttgtaggataaataagtttcactGTGCTACTCCAATGCAGCATAACTAGTAACCACTTGTGCAGTGCATGGGTGACAAAAAATTTCTATATATTGACCTACCTTTGCAAACCTCATGTCTGGAACTTTCTGTAAAGCGATCGGTTCCATTGTCGCCACGTTGCCGAAGCCAACTTCAGGAATATACAATGCGCAAACAACATGTGCCCAGCCTGTTTGATAATAAAATGATTCTgtgagaaataaaaaaatactatgtGTATCCAATACAAACAAAGAGGTTGGAAAATGCTGCCCTAAAGGTTTATATAgctgtttaataaatttattatagtttaataaaaattatcttGGGGTATGCTTGACAAAGGGTGTAAAAGTTGTTCATAAGTGTACACATTCAACTGTTGAGGCATCACTCTtcgtaaaaacaaaatactaaaTAGTCAAATATAGGTACAAATGTAATATTGTATCATTAAATGGCTTTAGTCTCAAATggtatttagattttatttttaaaaggtgGCATATATTAAGGCTGTGTTTAAAATCGATGTATCACAAAAACGGTATTATTAACCTGGCAATAGTGCTGCttataataatttacttttttatgcaTTGCTATTGCATGGTAACACAATAAGCCAATATGCAGACTTATTATAAGTAACTCAAGCGTATGTTGTTTGATGAGTATACTCAGTTGAATATGTTTTTAGCTAAGGTTGATCTGAactgctttaaaataaaagtaaccaacCCCTTTATTCGCAGTAGAACCAGTTTAGAAAACACTACATTATTCCCAAATGCTCATTGAAAATATTCTATGTTGCACAATCTTACATGTCATATCTGTTTTCTTCATAGCTCCACCTTCATGAGGACAAAGTTGGCATTTCTGAAAATAAAGGATGGTTGATAAAATTGCTCTCTTTTGAAATCTCTTTTGTTAATTAACTAAAAAGCGTTTCTAGCTGCAAGTTTGTATATAAAGTAACGTACTCTTTACATTGTGGACTTAATGTAAAACGATGTCCCCCACCCCCAATAAATATTAGTTTGTCCGCCGCTGTTGCCGATAAACATTGCAGTGAGTCTCCAGGGTGGCACAAGCAATCACACAAAAATTACCACAATCCTGCATTAATTTAACTGTTTGACCAATAAACAgaactattttaataatttttatttacatttattacaatCCAAATTTACCAGTTGTCCAGCTACTTTTGATTCACATCTTTGACAAAACCAAGGGCCAGAGGGAACTTGCACAATTCCATAACAGGCTGTAGAATTAATATTAGTTATAAGAAACAGGTTCGGCAGATTCTAACTTATACAAAGATAGgaatgcacattacagaatttcgaatccaggagattcgaatcctttcgtattcgaatctaattacgggaatcggtattctgtttaatgatgtcatcacaTGTCACCTCATATTCtgtataaacaatttttgaaacttagtaatttaaaaaaaatatttttgtgtttgtgggactttcgagagtaaacgtttcgtaacgtcttttcatagcttgctatacgtttcatgacgcaaaaactacccaatggtacaatttttgatcattttacagcttgtgatccaacaaggctgctatgataGGCTCAATAagctgacttttgtgggtaaaaatattttttcctataaatataaaaagattcgaaattctagattcagAGGAGCTGTTTGTTTGTCAGGAATCATGACACTCCCTTTTACTGCAAACATGCGAACAGCTCACCCCAGGTCCTtcaaatataacataacacTGTACTTTGCCAAAATTTCAATGTGTAAAATGCAACAATCACTTTAATCTAACAATCTGTGAAACATCCTCCACTAGGTCCTATGAGAATTTAAACTCGAAAATTTACGCAGTTCATTCCTGCCACTCTGTGTTGTAAATTTGTGATAAGAagaaacataacataaaaataccTTGATGAACCGCTACAGAACATTCCTGTCCATCACAATAAACCAGAGGATTCTCAGCCCATCCTCTTTCATCAAGACAAACACAGCAGCCTGCTAACATTGGCTTCTccatatttcaaatttaaaacattttactacCTCAACTAAAAACCaaacagtatttaaaaaaaaaaaacaatgtaaaatacagtttacaaatattaaattaagttttatcgGTTAGGTTAGGATAATACATTAAAGCTGGTGTTTTATAAGTGATAACTTAAATAATTCACATGATTGTTGTGTTTAGTAAGCaaattgttgtattttaacaactttaatAATCAGCAGCATTGTTTGCGAGATAATCCTGTCTTCCAATGTTACTTATCTGTTTCGATCTCGCTGCATCTAGCTTAGGACACTCAGTGATTCTGTGAGCCAAACCACCGCAGTATGTACAACCACGTTCTCCACCAAGTTCCATAAAGTTTTCTTCAGCTGGACCCAGCTGTTCTAATATCTCTGGTATTTTCTGCTTAGCTTCTATAAGCAAAGCACGCAAGTCAAGCAAGGTTGAACTATCACAAGACTTATTGATGAAAGTGGTGGCAATGCCTGTGCAACCAGAACGACCTGTTCGCCCAATTCTATGAACGTAATTTTCAATGTCATCGGGCATGTCATAATTGAGGACATGCTTTATACCTTCAAAATCTAAGCCTTTTGAAGCAATGTCAGTTGCCACCAGCACATCTTTCTCACGTGTACGAAACAAATCCACAGCACGACTTCTTTCCTCTTGGTCCTTGCCACCATGTATGGCTACTGCTTCAACTCCTTTTAGGAGTAAATATTCATGAATGTCATCAACATCTTTCTTTTTCTGAGCAAACACAAGAACAGGAGGTGAGGTTTTCTGTAAGCAATTGAGAAGATGTACAACCTTTGCTTCGTCCTTCACATATTCTACTTCTTGTATAATATCAAGACTAGCTGCACCAGCTCTACCGACATTTACTGTGACAGGACACACTAAAGCAGAACGGGCAAAATTCTGAATTTTTTTTGGCATAGTTGCACTAAACAGTAAAGTCTGCCTTTGCCctttaaaataggaaaaaatagtTCTTACATCTTCTTCAAATCCCATATCAATCATTCTATCTGCTTCATCAAGGCAAAGAAAACGACACACTCCTaaattcatcatttttttgttcaacATATCCATAAGTCTTCCAGGTGTAGCAATGACTGCATGACAACCTTTTCGAATAATATTCACTGTTTCTTTGGCTGGTATACCTCCAATACAAAGCGCTATTCGCAATGATGGTAATCCACCACCTTCAAGATGCTTTGCATAGTAAGACATGACTTGATGTGTCTGTCTTGCAAGTTCCCTGGAAGGGCATACAATCAAACCATATGGACCCTCGTTTTGCAAAAAAGGCAATTTCTTTTCTTGTTCAATGCAGAACATGAGTAGTGGAAGAGTAAAAACCAAAGTTTTACCACTTCCTGTAAAAGCAATTCCTATCATATCCCGACCAGATAAAACGACTGGAATGCCTTGAGTTTGTATAGGCGTAGGTTTACGAATATGCTTCTTTTTTAACCCAATTATTATTGGCTTTGGAAATTTCATATCCCTGAAAGATCGAATCGGTGGTGGAACATTTTGTCCTTCAACGTCTATCCTAAGGTGAAAACGAATTTTGTCATGAATTTGTTGTGTTCGTTCCCGTATAAAGTGTGGTGGGGACCAGCCTGTAACTAAAGGTGTGTTATAAGTAATACCTTGAGCTAAATCTTGGACAGATTGCAAAGCTCTTGCTTCTGTAACAGACTCCAGTATTTTTCGCTCTTCAATTAACTGTAAATCTTTTGCCGTCTCTTTGACAACTTcagcttgtttttttaaattactatgCTGGTCAAGCAAACTAACACTTGGTTGCATGCCAGAAACTGGTGGGGTTGCCGCACGGGCACAGGAAGAAATATCTGTTGAAGCTACTGCGCCACGGTCGGGACTGCTATTCCGACTTCTATCTGAATCAGATTTGTTTCCAAGTTTACGTTTGAGCAAGtcttgcatttttaaaatgttgagATTTTTACGATCTTTTAACGGAACATACGGAACATAATCATCTTCATCAGATGATTCTTCCTTCTCCTCTTGTCGATATTTCCGTTTAACAGCAGGTTCCATCACGAAGTCAAACAATTTCGAACTAAGTTTTACAAGCTCTATAGGCTACCAATCTGAAACAGAATGTTTATGACAAAACATGaagtttcagtttaaatttttgacaATATTTTTTGCGCTTATTTGTAAGAGTTTAATACAGCAGTAGGCCTATTGATTATTAATAATCTGTGTGCAGCCTGTTCCAAATTAGCAAAATTTTACCCTGAGGATTCATCTAAGCCAATTTTCCTAATtcagtatataaatataggcCTACACCCCtactaaagtaaaaatatcaaatctTTCACTCCGCAATCAACATTGTTAATATTACACCTATGTAATGGCGTTGTTGCTGTATACCGCCTGTAAGCCTCAGAAACATCATATGTTGTGAGTGGGGTGATCaccttttcttttatatttactttatcgTAACTTTTAGTTGCAGCTATATCTTTAACAAATGGCAAC is a window from the Ciona intestinalis chromosome 10, KH, whole genome shotgun sequence genome containing:
- the zf(cchc)-20 gene encoding zinc finger protein, whose protein sequence is MEPAVKRKYRQEEKEESSDEDDYVPYVPLKDRKNLNILKMQDLLKRKLGNKSDSDRSRNSSPDRGAVASTDISSCARAATPPVSGMQPSVSLLDQHSNLKKQAEVVKETAKDLQLIEERKILESVTEARALQSVQDLAQGITYNTPLVTGWSPPHFIRERTQQIHDKIRFHLRIDVEGQNVPPPIRSFRDMKFPKPIIIGLKKKHIRKPTPIQTQGIPVVLSGRDMIGIAFTGSGKTLVFTLPLLMFCIEQEKKLPFLQNEGPYGLIVCPSRELARQTHQVMSYYAKHLEGGGLPSLRIALCIGGIPAKETVNIIRKGCHAVIATPGRLMDMLNKKMMNLGVCRFLCLDEADRMIDMGFEEDVRTIFSYFKGQRQTLLFSATMPKKIQNFARSALVCPVTVNVGRAGAASLDIIQEVEYVKDEAKVVHLLNCLQKTSPPVLVFAQKKKDVDDIHEYLLLKGVEAVAIHGGKDQEERSRAVDLFRTREKDVLVATDIASKGLDFEGIKHVLNYDMPDDIENYVHRIGRTGRSGCTGIATTFINKSCDSSTLLDLRALLIEAKQKIPEILEQLGPAEENFMELGGERGCTYCGGLAHRITECPKLDAARSKQISNIGRQDYLANNAADY